The Vigna radiata var. radiata cultivar VC1973A chromosome 6, Vradiata_ver6, whole genome shotgun sequence DNA segment ATTTGAAGTGTTGGAATAATGTAATGATCCTCAAGTAATTATATGTTGTtattttgtgtgattttcttcTATTGAGGCATCTCATGATAAGAggctaaatattaaaaactacaAGAACAAAGAATAAGAAGCTTCTAATAGACAAGTCAGAACAACACGTAATCTTCCTAGCTagaagaaacaacaaataaaaccgATTCTCGTAGTAGGGCCCAAGGTGGGCCCAATACACGCGTCCAAAGTAAATGATCCCATTAATACCTGACAGCAGCACGAGGACTATCAGTGCACGGCCCAGCCCAACTTGGTAGAAGAAAGTCACATATACCTTTCTTCACACATGACCAAGTGCTAAATTCAACACAATACAACACTGTATAACGCATTAAACAAACCTAATCACTACTTTTCCCTATTGCGTTGCATTGTATTGCGTGGAACTTAATTTTCCCACACATTCTCACATCACACTCATGGCTTCCAATTTCTCTTTCCTAACCCTTCTCATGGAGAGAAGAAAACCACCCAAAAACAGCACTAAcaccaacaccaacaccaaTGACTTATCCTTTGTAAAGGCTGCTGCATGGGCGTGGTACCAACACAACTCGGGCTCTAAGGGCAAGACCATAACCGAGTTTCATGCCACAGTAACTCGGCATGAGCCAAGGCCTTCGCGTTACAGGTTAGAAGCAATGAGAACGGCCATGGAAGCACGTGAAGGGTTCCCAAATCTTCATGCAAAGAAGCTTTCCCTTCTTGACGAATATGAAGTGCAAAGCATTTCAAGGCAACTTAATAGTCTTGTGGAGGAT contains these protein-coding regions:
- the LOC106764529 gene encoding uncharacterized protein LOC106764529, whose product is MASNFSFLTLLMERRKPPKNSTNTNTNTNDLSFVKAAAWAWYQHNSGSKGKTITEFHATVTRHEPRPSRYRLEAMRTAMEAREGFPNLHAKKLSLLDEYEVQSISRQLNSLVEDSNQKPFIGADNNSTNGRTQTKKKKKKKVRKGFWLRHGVVCGGEKDVVDPIAVGVSRR